A section of the Paenibacillus aurantius genome encodes:
- the flgC gene encoding flagellar basal body rod protein FlgC yields the protein MRLNTGFDISSSALTAQRLRMDVISSNIANAETTRGRMVDGKWVPYQRKLVTMEPKAAAPFSQYLQNAMGQAGGEGVKVTRIFEDTAPNKLVYNPTHPDADENGYVQMPNVDVLKEMVDMMSATRSYEANVTALNASKSMMMKALEIGK from the coding sequence ATGCGACTGAATACCGGCTTTGACATTAGCTCATCGGCCTTAACGGCCCAGCGGCTCAGAATGGATGTCATCTCATCGAATATCGCCAATGCCGAAACGACCCGGGGACGTATGGTCGACGGCAAATGGGTGCCTTATCAGCGCAAGCTGGTCACCATGGAACCTAAGGCGGCCGCCCCTTTCTCCCAATACCTTCAAAACGCAATGGGACAGGCGGGGGGAGAAGGCGTGAAGGTTACCCGCATTTTCGAGGATACGGCTCCAAACAAGCTTGTCTACAATCCCACCCATCCCGACGCGGATGAGAATGGATATGTGCAAATGCCGAATGTGGACGTGTTGAAAGAGATGGTCGACATGATGTCCGCCACCCGGTCCTACGAAGCGAACGTAACGGCACTGAACGCTTCCAAATCGATGATGATGAAGGCTTTGGAGATTGGTAAATAG
- the fliE gene encoding flagellar hook-basal body complex protein FliE — protein sequence MIEQVGLKAANLAALAPKPVAQGSAAELTKQFGSYLNEALTKLSVQEQQADQLNEKFIKGEVTDVHQVMIAAEKVSLGLEFTVQARNKVIEAYQEMMRMQM from the coding sequence ATGATCGAACAAGTGGGGTTGAAAGCCGCTAACCTGGCAGCCCTCGCACCTAAACCGGTAGCCCAGGGCTCTGCAGCGGAGTTGACGAAGCAGTTTGGTTCTTATCTGAACGAGGCGTTAACGAAGCTTTCGGTTCAGGAGCAGCAGGCGGACCAGCTGAACGAGAAGTTTATCAAAGGGGAAGTAACCGACGTTCATCAAGTCATGATCGCAGCCGAGAAAGTGTCACTGGGGTTGGAGTTTACCGTCCAAGCACGCAATAAAGTGATCGAAGCCTACCAGGAAATGATGAGAATGCAAATGTAA
- the fliF gene encoding flagellar basal-body MS-ring/collar protein FliF → MNESILQYWNRAKQFWASYTKTQKMTLLATVLLLAVSIPWLIYYFSKTEYALAFTDLQPNDAAGITKYLDSSKIPYILSPDGKEISVPRSQVADVKINVVSQGLNKNGSIGYESLKDSPFGSTDNEWGVKKLSMVQGELQQMLNSFEPVAGSKVMITMPEKSVFVTPGKEAEQSSAAVVLQIKPGYELDQQKIDTMYSLVSKSIKNLPVDNITISEQNGELLPYSKSNGAATASTLAASQFQIKKQLEQDIQKNVSRILGGILGPGKVIPMVTASINFDKKHSTRQTYSPVIDQKGIERSVQEIQKSYSSDGGTTGGTPGTGQTDVPNYPGASSSGKSTSEEVQNIINYEVNQLNEEIDSNPFVINDLTISVGVEPPEKTNSASLTPDTTDAIKQLLANVISSTLANNGKTYTDEDLLKKVTVFNHAFAGPANTDVPNPTNWYLLGGIGLAALALAGAGGFFLSRRRRSAEEENDLPASSAIEYPTVDLESVTNDNQVRKQLETLAKKKPEEFVNLLRTWLVDE, encoded by the coding sequence GTGAACGAGTCGATTCTTCAGTACTGGAATCGGGCCAAACAATTCTGGGCCAGTTATACCAAAACACAGAAGATGACCTTGCTGGCAACCGTCCTTCTGTTAGCCGTATCCATACCATGGCTCATTTATTATTTTTCCAAAACCGAATATGCGCTGGCGTTTACCGATCTTCAGCCCAATGATGCGGCTGGCATTACCAAGTACTTAGATAGTTCGAAGATCCCTTACATTTTGAGTCCGGACGGGAAAGAAATTTCCGTTCCCCGCAGCCAGGTGGCGGACGTGAAGATCAATGTCGTCTCCCAGGGGCTGAACAAGAACGGGTCCATCGGGTACGAGTCTTTGAAAGACAGCCCGTTCGGAAGCACCGACAACGAGTGGGGAGTCAAGAAGCTTTCGATGGTCCAGGGCGAGCTTCAGCAGATGCTGAATTCGTTCGAACCGGTGGCCGGCTCGAAGGTTATGATTACGATGCCCGAGAAATCGGTGTTCGTGACACCGGGCAAGGAAGCCGAGCAATCCTCCGCAGCCGTCGTTCTGCAAATCAAGCCGGGCTACGAGCTCGACCAGCAGAAAATCGATACGATGTACAGCCTGGTCTCCAAGAGCATCAAGAACCTGCCGGTCGATAACATCACCATCTCGGAGCAGAACGGGGAGCTCCTCCCTTACTCCAAGTCGAACGGTGCGGCCACGGCCTCCACCTTGGCGGCGAGCCAGTTCCAGATCAAGAAGCAGTTGGAGCAGGATATCCAGAAGAACGTTTCCCGCATTCTGGGCGGGATTCTGGGCCCCGGCAAGGTTATTCCTATGGTGACCGCTAGCATCAACTTTGACAAGAAGCACAGTACCCGTCAAACGTACTCTCCGGTCATCGATCAGAAGGGGATTGAGCGCAGCGTTCAAGAGATTCAGAAATCGTACAGCAGCGATGGCGGCACGACGGGAGGAACGCCGGGAACAGGTCAAACCGACGTGCCTAACTACCCCGGAGCCAGCAGCTCAGGGAAGTCCACGTCGGAAGAAGTGCAGAATATTATCAATTACGAAGTCAATCAGCTCAATGAGGAAATTGATTCCAATCCATTCGTTATTAATGATTTAACCATTTCCGTCGGGGTCGAACCACCGGAAAAAACAAATTCCGCGAGTCTCACTCCCGACACAACGGATGCCATAAAGCAGCTATTAGCCAACGTCATCAGCTCGACGCTTGCCAATAATGGCAAAACCTACACCGATGAAGACCTGCTCAAGAAAGTAACGGTATTCAACCATGCTTTTGCCGGACCGGCGAATACGGATGTTCCTAATCCGACCAACTGGTATCTGCTTGGAGGCATTGGATTGGCTGCCCTTGCTCTAGCCGGAGCAGGAGGATTCTTCCTCTCCCGCAGAAGGAGATCGGCCGAAGAGGAGAACGATCTGCCCGCTTCGTCGGCAATCGAATATCCGACAGTGGATTTGGAAAGTGTGACCAACGACAATCAAGTGCGTAAACAGCTCGAGACCCTTGCGAAGAAGAAGCCTGAGGAATTCGTCAACCTGCTGCGCACCTGGCTTGTGGATGAATAG
- the fliG gene encoding flagellar motor switch protein FliG gives MVKGIQQGLSGRQKAAILLISLGPEVSAQIFKHLRDEEIEQLTLEIANVRKVDSSEKDAILTEFHQICMAQEYISQGGIHYAKEILEKALGAQKAMDIINRLTATLQVRPFDFARKADPAQILNFIQNENSQTIALVLSYLQADQASMILSSLPQEKQAEVAKRIALMDSTSPEIISQVERVLEQKLSATVTQDYTSAGGIEAIVQILNGVDRGTERTILDSLEIQDPELAEEIKKRMFVFEDIVNIDNRSIQRIIRDIENADLQLALKVASEEVREVIFRNMSKRMSETFKEEMEYMGPVRLRDVEEAQTRIVSTIRRLEESGEIIIARGGGDDIIV, from the coding sequence TTGGTTAAAGGCATTCAGCAAGGCTTATCCGGCCGCCAGAAGGCCGCTATTCTGCTTATCAGTTTAGGTCCTGAGGTTTCGGCCCAAATCTTCAAGCATTTACGGGATGAAGAAATCGAGCAGCTCACGTTGGAAATCGCCAACGTCCGGAAGGTGGATTCCTCCGAGAAAGATGCGATCCTGACCGAGTTTCACCAAATCTGTATGGCGCAGGAATACATTTCCCAGGGCGGGATCCATTACGCCAAAGAAATTCTGGAGAAAGCGCTCGGTGCCCAAAAGGCGATGGACATTATCAACCGGCTGACCGCGACCCTGCAGGTTCGTCCGTTTGATTTTGCCCGCAAAGCCGATCCGGCTCAAATCCTTAACTTCATCCAGAACGAGAATTCGCAGACCATCGCTCTCGTGCTTTCCTATCTGCAGGCGGATCAAGCCTCTATGATCTTGTCCTCCCTGCCTCAGGAGAAGCAGGCGGAGGTCGCGAAGCGAATCGCCCTGATGGACAGCACGTCTCCTGAAATTATCAGCCAGGTCGAGAGGGTTCTGGAGCAGAAGCTTTCCGCGACCGTTACCCAGGATTACACTTCGGCAGGCGGAATCGAAGCGATCGTTCAGATTCTTAACGGGGTCGACCGGGGGACCGAACGGACCATTCTCGATTCCTTGGAGATCCAGGATCCCGAGCTCGCTGAAGAGATTAAGAAGAGAATGTTTGTCTTTGAGGATATCGTCAACATCGACAATCGGTCCATTCAACGGATCATCCGGGATATCGAGAATGCCGATCTCCAGCTGGCCCTCAAGGTGGCGAGCGAAGAGGTCCGGGAAGTCATTTTCCGGAATATGTCGAAGCGCATGTCCGAAACCTTCAAAGAAGAAATGGAGTATATGGGACCGGTTCGGCTGCGTGATGTGGAAGAAGCCCAAACCCGCATCGTTTCCACCATTCGCCGCCTAGAAGAGTCCGGAGAGATCATCATTGCACGCGGTGGAGGAGACGATATCATTGTCTAA